A single genomic interval of Porphyromonas sp. oral taxon 275 harbors:
- a CDS encoding imm11 family protein codes for MDYYKLFFNLSEQYDCLDFSSPTNYEDYELLKIEYDPMVEFDSPIEFDVDFDSGKDELDLNLSQGGSVIVSHRFKDVYGEKDFRYFPIVPSECNLKFHYYLLGFRNFLDCIDEEHSIVSFWTKEDAHFNPLLEGTYKTIRDATISQTKTLGVDAFRLLKATEEMFVSENFVREFYGNSLSGAKFTKIKLVR; via the coding sequence ATGGATTACTATAAGTTGTTTTTCAATTTGTCAGAGCAATATGACTGTCTCGATTTTTCATCTCCGACGAATTACGAGGATTATGAATTACTTAAGATTGAATATGATCCTATGGTAGAGTTTGACTCTCCGATCGAATTCGATGTGGATTTTGATTCAGGAAAAGATGAATTAGACTTGAATCTAAGCCAAGGAGGGAGTGTTATCGTCTCGCATCGATTTAAAGATGTTTATGGAGAAAAGGATTTTAGATATTTCCCTATTGTACCTTCAGAGTGCAATTTGAAGTTTCATTATTACCTTTTGGGATTTCGTAATTTTCTTGATTGCATTGATGAAGAACACTCAATAGTTTCATTCTGGACCAAGGAGGATGCACATTTTAATCCCCTATTAGAGGGAACCTACAAGACGATTCGTGATGCAACAATATCACAAACAAAAACGTTAGGAGTTGATGCCTTTCGATTATTAAAAGCCACTGAAGAGATGTTTGTTAGCGAAAACTTCGTTAGGGAATTTTACGGGAACTCTCTCTCTGGGGCAAAGTTCACCAAGATCAAACTGGTGAGATAA
- a CDS encoding immunity 22 family protein, whose protein sequence is MKMMFWIGYFPMEESFERYLDIVKGDGDTEGLRTFCQEMGIDDFDEDFLIAKYLKESDSTNDFLAFAPAKTELLQEACAPLNLQKANALICYPTRHGIAPSQAILASSVSYLGDFQYSTKEINSLYSTSGMEFSVFIGNTDKSEAEFMEYFNQEDYIKALQDYQAGISRKTPAPELRCQFCKDVGLDYYYPELLSFKMVDTPLPGNALLEAVVNEPKLYDVLSFRLDKKGIESANVAFCYIANGFRDKSKDRHISIYKRDTPALIKRKKKDLDELESYNGLTFLGTLVWE, encoded by the coding sequence ATGAAGATGATGTTTTGGATTGGGTATTTCCCAATGGAAGAGTCCTTTGAACGCTATTTAGATATAGTGAAAGGCGATGGAGATACTGAGGGGCTAAGAACATTTTGCCAAGAAATGGGGATTGACGACTTCGATGAGGATTTTCTCATAGCGAAGTACCTCAAAGAAAGTGATAGTACTAATGACTTTCTAGCCTTTGCCCCAGCGAAAACAGAGTTGCTCCAAGAAGCCTGTGCTCCTTTAAATCTACAAAAGGCAAATGCGTTGATATGCTATCCAACGAGGCATGGTATCGCTCCGAGTCAAGCTATCCTTGCATCATCGGTATCTTATCTCGGAGACTTTCAGTATTCGACAAAAGAGATTAACAGCCTGTATTCAACATCTGGCATGGAATTCTCGGTCTTCATTGGGAATACGGATAAGTCGGAAGCCGAGTTTATGGAATACTTCAATCAAGAAGACTATATAAAGGCTTTACAGGACTATCAAGCAGGCATCAGTAGGAAGACACCAGCTCCTGAGCTTCGTTGTCAGTTTTGCAAAGATGTGGGGCTAGACTATTACTATCCTGAACTTCTTTCATTTAAGATGGTTGATACCCCATTGCCAGGAAATGCTCTACTGGAAGCGGTGGTCAATGAGCCCAAGTTGTACGACGTACTCAGCTTTAGACTAGATAAGAAGGGCATTGAAAGTGCCAACGTTGCATTCTGCTATATAGCTAATGGGTTTAGGGATAAGAGCAAGGATAGGCATATCTCTATTTATAAACGAGATACTCCTGCTCTAATCAAACGAAAGAAGAAAGATCTTGATGAACTCGAGAGTTATAATGGGCTTACGTTTTTAGGGACTCTGGTTTGGGAGTAA
- a CDS encoding RHS repeat-associated core domain-containing protein, with translation MNGKILEETQPGLNPEGYVSIPFPFQGQYYDHETELAYNRFRYYDPEQDRYISEDPIGLVGDCYACLC, from the coding sequence ATGAACGGCAAGATCCTTGAGGAGACTCAGCCTGGACTGAATCCCGAGGGCTACGTGTCGATACCGTTCCCCTTCCAAGGACAGTACTACGACCACGAGACGGAGCTGGCCTACAATCGATTTCGATACTACGACCCTGAGCAGGATAGATACATCTCGGAGGATCCGATTGGCTTGGTGGGGGATTGCTATGCATGCCTATGTTAA
- a CDS encoding AHH domain-containing protein produces the protein MSSFIQQTRRFPSSYCNQQKQKRGKKWTNRLKSFFDKDQLDIDGPDNKVYVPNHEGPHPDEYHEYVYNKLRRATKGIDPQKSQEQYQMAAKSTLKEVASEAQEVGSQVNK, from the coding sequence ATCAGCTCGTTTATACAACAAACTCGAAGGTTCCCTTCATCATATTGCAACCAACAAAAACAAAAGAGAGGGAAAAAATGGACAAATCGGCTCAAATCCTTCTTCGATAAAGATCAACTAGATATAGATGGTCCTGACAATAAAGTTTATGTTCCAAATCATGAAGGTCCTCACCCTGATGAGTATCATGAATATGTCTACAACAAACTAAGAAGAGCAACTAAGGGAATTGACCCCCAAAAATCTCAAGAGCAGTATCAAATGGCAGCAAAAAGTACTCTTAAGGAGGTCGCCTCTGAAGCCCAAGAAGTCGGTTCTCAAGTAAATAAATGA